The genomic window GAAGAGCGCTCCCCACGCCTCCCGCCGCCGCAGTGACGACGAGCCGCTCGCCGGCGCGCCCGTCGCCGGCCGACAGCGCGTAGTCGGCCGTCAGAAAGGCGACGGGAAGCGCCGCGGCCTCGACGAGATCGGCGCCGTCCGGAATCGGGAACACGCGCTCGGCGGGGCAGACGGGG from Thermoanaerobaculia bacterium includes these protein-coding regions:
- a CDS encoding NADPH:quinone oxidoreductase family protein, producing MFPIPDGADLVEAAALPVAFLTADYALSAGDGRAGERLVVTAAAGGVGSALLQLARRKGLRTLALVGSEAKLDLCRRLGAEAVGLYGSAEALLDA